The Anopheles merus strain MAF chromosome 2L, AmerM5.1, whole genome shotgun sequence genome has a segment encoding these proteins:
- the LOC121592668 gene encoding arginine kinase isoform X1, whose translation MGGCASKDKKDSKVVENETAAGTGGGTDAEAANGGEGCVSNSMVFLSRNKSDTMVDAAVMEKMEAGFAKLAASDSKSLLKKYLTKEVFDALKNKKTSFGSTLLDCVQSGFENPDSGVGIYAPDAEAYSLFADLFDPIIEDYHKGFKKTDKHPASDFGDVNAFGNVDPTGEFVVSTRVRCGRSMEGYPFNPCLTEAQYKEMEGKVSTTLSGLEGELKGKFYPLTGMDKAVQQQLIDDHFLFKEGDRFLQAANACRYWPSGRGIYHNDNKTFLVWCNEEDHLRIISMQMGGDLGQVYRRLVTAVNDIEKRIPFSHHDRLGFLTFCPTNLGTTIRASVHIKVPKLAKDYAKLEATADKYNLQVRGTRGEHSEAEGGIYDISNKRRMGLTEFQAVKEMYDGISEIIKIEKSL comes from the exons ATGGGTGGATGCGCCTCGAAGGACAAGAAGGACAGTAAGGTGGTAGAGAATGAGACGGCGGCCGGAACGGGCGGCGGAACCGATGCCGAGGCGGCCAACGGTGGCGAAGGGTGTGTATCAAACTCGATGGTATTTTTGTCGAG AAACAAATCAGACACCATGGTTGACGCAGCTGTTATGGAAAAGATGGAGGCTGGCTTCGCCAAGCTGGCTGCCTCGGACTCCAAGTCCCTGCTGAAGAAGTACTTGACCAAGGAAGTCTTCGACGCTCTGAAGAACAAGAAGACCTCCTTCGGCTCGACTCTGCTGGACTGCGTCCAGTCTG GTTTTGAGAACCCAGACTCCGGCGTCGGCATCTACGCCCCGGACGCTGAGGCGTACTCCCTGTTCGCTGATTTGTTCGACCCGATCATCGAGGACTACCACAAGGGCTTCAAGAAGACCGACAAGCACCCGGCCAGTGACTTCGGTGATGTGAACGCCTTCGGCAACGTCGACCCGACCGGCGAGTTCGTCGTGTCGACCCGCGTCCGTTGCGGTCGCTCGATGGAGGGCTACCCGTTCAACCCCTGCCTGACCGAGGCCCAGTACAAGGAGATGGAGGGCAAGGTGTCGACCACGCTGTCCGGGCTGGAGGGTGAGCTGAAGGGCAAGTTCTACCCGCTGACCGGCATGGACAAggccgtccagcagcagctgatcgACGATCACTTCCTGTTCAAGGAGGGCGACCGTTTCCTGCAGGCCGCCAACGCGTGCCGCTACTGGCCGTCCGGTCGCGGTATCTACCACAACGACAACAAGACCTTCCTGGTCTGGTGCAACGAGGAGGACCATCTGCGCATCATCTCGATGCAGATGGGTGGCGATCTCGGCCAGGTCTACCGCCGTCTGGTGACCGCCGTCAACGACATCGAGAAGCGCATCCCGTTCTCGCACCACGACCGTCTCGGCTTCCTGACCTTCTGCCCGACCAACCTTGGCACCACCATCCGCGCCTCGGTCCACATCAAGGTGCCGAAGCTGGCCAAGGACTACGCGAAGCTGGAGGCAACCGCCGACAAGTACAACCTGCAGGTGCGCGGTACCCGCGGTGAGCACTCCGAGGCCGAGGGCGGCATCTACGACATCTCCAACAAGCGCCGCATGGGACTGACCGAGTTCCAGGCCGTCAAGGAGATGTACGATGGCATTTCGGAGATCATCAAGATCGAGAAGTCGCTTTAA
- the LOC121592671 gene encoding DNA translocase FtsK-like, whose product MRSHVRGIICCLPIIVALLTFVAVCRGTPVQKSAPGIEILPAAFSNGNGPSYVVVGDNENQPAADAAVPLQFQSRIDIPVATTTQQPSTTPIVYQPAPQPAPVQYQQPQPQPVQYQQPQQVQYEQPVPQQVQYQQPVQQYQQPVQQYQQPVQQYQQPEYQQPASMYYQQQPVQYAQPPAAYSPYNEQQYNRRPRPETSSSSSGFLDTIARAFGLNAGTNSRAPRPATTSSSSGLGLLGTALGLG is encoded by the exons ATGCGCTCCCACGTGAGAGGAATCATTTGTTGTTTGCCCATCATCGTGGCGTTGCTTACATTCGTTGCCGTTTGCCGTGGCACACCCGTTCAGAAGTCGGCACCCGGCATCGAGATACTTCCGGCTG CATTTTCCAACGGAAATGGACCAAGCTATGTAGTAGTGGGTGATAACGAAA ATCAACCTGCTGCAGACGCTGCCGTACCGCTACAGTTTCAATCGCGAATAGACATTCCAGTTGCGACAACAACGCAGCAACCCTCAACAACACCGATCGTTTATCAACCAGCGCCACAGCCAGCTCCGGTCCAGTATCAGCAACCTCAGCCGCAACCGGTCCAGTATCAGCAACCGCAGCAGGTACAGTATGAACAGCCGGTACCACAGCAGGTCCAGTATCAACAGCCAGTCCAACAGTACCAACAGCCAGTCCAGCAGTACCAACAGCCAGTCCAGCAGTACCAACAACCGGAGTACCAGCAACCAGCTTCAATGTACTACCAGCAGCAACCCGTACAATACGCACAACCGCCAGCAGCGTACTCACCGTACAACGAGCAGCAGTACAATCGTCGGCCACGACCGGAAACATCTTCGTCATCCTCAG GCTTCTTGGATACGATTGCCCGAGCGTTCGGTTTAAACGCGGGAACCAACTCTAGAGCTCCGCGGCCTGCTACGACCTCCTCCTCGTCTGGGCTGGGGCTTTTGGGGACGGCACTTGG GCTAGGATAG
- the LOC121592668 gene encoding arginine kinase isoform X2: protein MGGCASKDKKDSKVVENETAAGTGGGTDAEAANGGEGNKSDTMVDAAVMEKMEAGFAKLAASDSKSLLKKYLTKEVFDALKNKKTSFGSTLLDCVQSGFENPDSGVGIYAPDAEAYSLFADLFDPIIEDYHKGFKKTDKHPASDFGDVNAFGNVDPTGEFVVSTRVRCGRSMEGYPFNPCLTEAQYKEMEGKVSTTLSGLEGELKGKFYPLTGMDKAVQQQLIDDHFLFKEGDRFLQAANACRYWPSGRGIYHNDNKTFLVWCNEEDHLRIISMQMGGDLGQVYRRLVTAVNDIEKRIPFSHHDRLGFLTFCPTNLGTTIRASVHIKVPKLAKDYAKLEATADKYNLQVRGTRGEHSEAEGGIYDISNKRRMGLTEFQAVKEMYDGISEIIKIEKSL from the exons ATGGGTGGATGCGCCTCGAAGGACAAGAAGGACAGTAAGGTGGTAGAGAATGAGACGGCGGCCGGAACGGGCGGCGGAACCGATGCCGAGGCGGCCAACGGTGGCGAAGG AAACAAATCAGACACCATGGTTGACGCAGCTGTTATGGAAAAGATGGAGGCTGGCTTCGCCAAGCTGGCTGCCTCGGACTCCAAGTCCCTGCTGAAGAAGTACTTGACCAAGGAAGTCTTCGACGCTCTGAAGAACAAGAAGACCTCCTTCGGCTCGACTCTGCTGGACTGCGTCCAGTCTG GTTTTGAGAACCCAGACTCCGGCGTCGGCATCTACGCCCCGGACGCTGAGGCGTACTCCCTGTTCGCTGATTTGTTCGACCCGATCATCGAGGACTACCACAAGGGCTTCAAGAAGACCGACAAGCACCCGGCCAGTGACTTCGGTGATGTGAACGCCTTCGGCAACGTCGACCCGACCGGCGAGTTCGTCGTGTCGACCCGCGTCCGTTGCGGTCGCTCGATGGAGGGCTACCCGTTCAACCCCTGCCTGACCGAGGCCCAGTACAAGGAGATGGAGGGCAAGGTGTCGACCACGCTGTCCGGGCTGGAGGGTGAGCTGAAGGGCAAGTTCTACCCGCTGACCGGCATGGACAAggccgtccagcagcagctgatcgACGATCACTTCCTGTTCAAGGAGGGCGACCGTTTCCTGCAGGCCGCCAACGCGTGCCGCTACTGGCCGTCCGGTCGCGGTATCTACCACAACGACAACAAGACCTTCCTGGTCTGGTGCAACGAGGAGGACCATCTGCGCATCATCTCGATGCAGATGGGTGGCGATCTCGGCCAGGTCTACCGCCGTCTGGTGACCGCCGTCAACGACATCGAGAAGCGCATCCCGTTCTCGCACCACGACCGTCTCGGCTTCCTGACCTTCTGCCCGACCAACCTTGGCACCACCATCCGCGCCTCGGTCCACATCAAGGTGCCGAAGCTGGCCAAGGACTACGCGAAGCTGGAGGCAACCGCCGACAAGTACAACCTGCAGGTGCGCGGTACCCGCGGTGAGCACTCCGAGGCCGAGGGCGGCATCTACGACATCTCCAACAAGCGCCGCATGGGACTGACCGAGTTCCAGGCCGTCAAGGAGATGTACGATGGCATTTCGGAGATCATCAAGATCGAGAAGTCGCTTTAA